From a single Lactococcus allomyrinae genomic region:
- a CDS encoding metallophosphoesterase — protein sequence MKRFRKLIIFIISVSVLTALIIASVKVHAYLANQNPPKTKAQIEQLVKTTADSTKTRFVSDDQHYQRNLFVSDIHGRLAGLKKTLTDIHFSKNDRLFVLGDSIDHGRFGFDVLLYLLKTLPAEGYHVTVMMGNHEQMWLQLADRGKTDAEQLSGAIGAVEIYEGAPPNGWQYSLENWRKLSVTDRQFLLTEMKNNFGQPQQLIEKIGNQWVVLSHSALMKLSYKKETTFDLFWTHFPGDSFERRNSVAKTLGVPNTDVQVFIGHVSGKLFGKHPNYICLDDTIVNGTLKQFEAVPVKIYCLEQQKFLE from the coding sequence ATGAAGCGTTTTAGAAAATTAATCATTTTTATCATTTCTGTCAGCGTACTGACAGCCCTTATCATCGCTTCTGTCAAAGTCCATGCCTATTTGGCGAATCAAAATCCGCCTAAAACCAAAGCGCAGATTGAGCAACTCGTTAAGACGACTGCTGACAGCACAAAGACGAGATTTGTCAGTGATGACCAGCATTATCAACGCAATCTGTTTGTTTCTGACATTCATGGACGACTGGCAGGACTGAAAAAAACACTGACCGATATTCATTTTAGTAAAAATGATCGACTTTTTGTTTTAGGGGACAGTATTGATCATGGGCGATTTGGTTTTGATGTTTTGCTTTATTTGCTGAAAACTTTGCCAGCTGAGGGTTATCATGTAACAGTCATGATGGGAAATCATGAGCAGATGTGGTTACAACTTGCTGATAGAGGTAAAACGGATGCGGAGCAACTTTCTGGTGCGATTGGTGCAGTTGAGATTTATGAAGGAGCTCCGCCTAATGGCTGGCAGTATTCACTTGAGAATTGGAGAAAGCTGTCAGTTACTGATAGACAATTTTTACTGACAGAAATGAAAAATAATTTTGGTCAGCCCCAACAGCTGATTGAAAAAATCGGCAACCAGTGGGTTGTATTATCACATAGTGCATTGATGAAGTTATCTTACAAAAAAGAAACGACATTTGATTTGTTCTGGACGCATTTTCCTGGTGATTCTTTTGAACGGCGAAACAGTGTTGCAAAAACATTAGGTGTGCCCAATACGGATGTCCAAGTGTTTATTGGACACGTCAGCGGTAAACTATTTGGCAAACATCCCAACTATATTTGTCTGGATGATACGATTGTCAACGGTACGTTGAAGCAATTTGAAGCCGTTCCAGTCAAAATTTATTGTCTTGAACAACAGAAATTTTTAGAATAA
- the tadA gene encoding tRNA adenosine(34) deaminase TadA, which yields MNFTLEQKEFFMNEALKEAQKAVGNEEVPIGAVIVKDGEIIARGFNRRELDGKATHHAEICAIEAANQVVNNWRLLDCALFVTIEPCVMCAGAIGLARISQVYFGATNPKFGGTVSLYQILEDERLNHRVQVESGILQENCAAIMQNFFKNRRKK from the coding sequence ATGAACTTTACATTAGAACAAAAAGAATTTTTTATGAATGAAGCCTTGAAAGAGGCTCAAAAGGCCGTAGGGAATGAAGAAGTTCCTATCGGCGCCGTGATTGTCAAAGACGGCGAAATCATCGCGCGCGGTTTTAATCGGAGAGAACTAGATGGTAAAGCAACGCATCATGCGGAAATCTGTGCGATTGAAGCAGCAAATCAAGTCGTAAATAATTGGCGACTATTGGATTGTGCGCTTTTTGTTACGATTGAGCCTTGTGTGATGTGTGCGGGTGCGATCGGTTTAGCACGGATTTCCCAAGTTTATTTTGGTGCGACTAATCCTAAGTTTGGTGGGACGGTTAGTCTTTATCAAATTTTAGAAGATGAACGATTAAACCATCGTGTTCAAGTAGAATCAGGCATTTTACAAGAAAACTGTGCAGCAATCATGCAAAACTTTTTTAAGAATAGACGAAAAAAGTAA
- a CDS encoding tyrosine-type recombinase/integrase gives MNIKKLPNGKYRYREKYQDEYKVWHEVNVTLNTKSRDAQREARNILERKIAENLEKCNEINEKAKNITVNEVYKQASKKREMELSPSSFSQETSFVKAFLKKHGNKRIQDVKARDLQDYIINHSKSVKTMHALKRGINSIFRYAYVAEYIETNPVDRLDLPKDTRTKQSIAKLKQKFFTLDEFNLLIQQMRADADDDETNEKVDLIEFLFWTGLRIGEALGLKWSDIDVLDSKISINKSWDYHIRKMGDVKTTCSIREIDINTRCLNIVQNFKKYNSEFVFVTPKGGHLHYQRLSQYLKFEGARTNIFGKNPNNFTLHMLRHSHVTYLINMGVPEKLVMERVGHSDPRMLMGVYTHVLPENRVTLRQALNYRPSWGRNLISEKSPINVPRNNETL, from the coding sequence ATGAATATAAAAAAATTACCAAACGGAAAATATCGTTATCGAGAAAAATATCAAGATGAATATAAAGTTTGGCACGAAGTTAATGTCACGCTGAATACAAAAAGTCGTGATGCCCAAAGAGAAGCACGAAATATCTTAGAAAGGAAAATCGCAGAAAATCTCGAAAAATGCAATGAAATAAATGAAAAAGCAAAAAATATCACTGTAAATGAAGTTTATAAGCAAGCAAGTAAAAAACGTGAAATGGAACTGTCTCCATCATCTTTCTCCCAAGAAACCAGTTTTGTTAAAGCATTTTTAAAAAAACATGGTAATAAAAGAATTCAGGATGTTAAGGCACGAGATTTACAGGATTATATTATCAACCACTCAAAATCCGTTAAAACTATGCATGCATTAAAACGAGGGATTAATAGTATTTTTAGATATGCTTATGTTGCTGAATATATCGAAACTAATCCCGTTGACCGTCTTGATTTACCAAAAGATACACGTACAAAGCAAAGTATTGCTAAGTTAAAACAAAAATTTTTCACACTTGATGAATTTAATTTACTCATTCAACAAATGAGAGCTGATGCTGATGACGATGAGACCAACGAAAAAGTGGATTTGATTGAATTTCTTTTTTGGACTGGACTTAGAATCGGGGAAGCTTTAGGACTAAAGTGGTCAGATATTGATGTCTTAGATAGCAAAATTTCAATTAACAAATCATGGGATTATCATATTAGAAAAATGGGAGATGTTAAAACCACTTGCTCTATTAGAGAAATTGATATTAATACTAGATGCTTAAATATTGTTCAAAATTTTAAAAAATATAATTCTGAATTTGTTTTTGTTACACCAAAAGGTGGTCATCTGCATTATCAAAGATTATCCCAATATTTAAAATTTGAAGGAGCACGAACAAATATTTTTGGTAAAAATCCCAACAATTTCACTCTACATATGTTACGCCATTCTCATGTCACCTATCTTATTAATATGGGAGTACCTGAAAAATTGGTAATGGAGCGTGTCGGACATAGTGACCCACGTATGTTGATGGGTGTTTATACTCATGTTTTACCTGAAAATCGTGTAACCCTGCGCCAAGCCTTAAATTACAGACCTTCATGGGGCAGAAATTTAATTTCTGAAAAAAGCCCCATAAATGTCCCAAGAAATAATGAAACATTGTGA
- a CDS encoding DNA-binding protein: MKNIMESEKKYAKKEEIAKMFSIHPRTLDNMLTQIRRNPDFSDIILKWGIKSVRISVEGFESYLRWKQKQRTKIL; the protein is encoded by the coding sequence GTGAAAAACATTATGGAATCAGAAAAAAAGTATGCCAAAAAAGAAGAAATTGCTAAAATGTTCAGTATTCATCCTCGCACCCTTGATAATATGCTGACTCAGATTCGACGGAATCCTGATTTCTCAGATATTATATTAAAATGGGGAATAAAGTCAGTTAGAATAAGTGTTGAAGGATTTGAAAGCTATCTACGCTGGAAGCAAAAGCAGAGAACTAAAATACTGTAA
- a CDS encoding ImmA/IrrE family metallo-endopeptidase — MGKYNYSRINYTTQKILVEKCDITFPINILQLLSNFPNIHLDTYEKFNTDIAPKLGKKAEQISDEAFSCKTGTNAYIIFYNDNTIQKIPQRIRFSLAHELGHILLGHFVNYSGLLPRNGFGRVNSILEGEADTFASELLCPTCATSGDWSKEFIEKVFDVSALVAQNTLHTRQKYPWLQVTETFKDYFDNKIKINLRKNYFDMGARNASRYSGLLYSIDDNIYHFCRDCKSFEINLGSELKFCSICGSDNLEIVHRDNYFQFHETDEQLIEFFARGDKRMKYRVLKLDKEGRLAEPCPICGNEHPSKNYCSVCGLEIINKCTGIKKTVSGILTTTTACSAPLKGHERYCPECGAMSTFLENGFLPAWNESQNSDKIKPLIHEDKIG; from the coding sequence ATGGGAAAATATAATTATTCTAGGATTAACTACACTACTCAGAAAATATTAGTTGAAAAATGCGACATTACATTTCCGATTAATATCTTACAACTGCTTTCTAATTTTCCAAATATTCATCTGGACACCTATGAAAAGTTTAATACTGATATCGCTCCAAAATTAGGGAAAAAAGCAGAACAAATTTCAGATGAAGCTTTCAGCTGTAAAACAGGGACTAATGCTTACATTATTTTTTATAATGACAATACCATTCAGAAAATTCCGCAAAGGATACGCTTTTCTTTAGCTCACGAATTGGGGCATATTCTTTTAGGACACTTTGTAAATTATAGTGGACTTCTCCCCCGAAATGGCTTTGGAAGGGTTAATTCTATACTCGAAGGGGAGGCAGACACTTTTGCAAGTGAATTACTCTGTCCAACTTGTGCGACGAGTGGCGACTGGTCAAAGGAATTTATAGAAAAAGTTTTTGATGTTTCTGCTCTTGTTGCACAAAATACACTTCATACAAGACAAAAGTATCCTTGGCTTCAAGTGACTGAAACTTTTAAAGATTATTTTGATAATAAAATCAAAATCAATTTGCGAAAGAATTATTTTGACATGGGAGCTAGGAATGCTTCCCGATACTCTGGATTACTTTATTCTATTGATGATAACATCTATCATTTTTGTAGAGACTGCAAAAGTTTTGAAATCAATTTAGGGAGTGAACTAAAATTTTGTAGCATCTGTGGCTCAGATAATTTAGAAATTGTTCATCGGGATAACTATTTTCAATTTCATGAAACAGATGAACAGTTAATAGAATTTTTTGCTAGGGGAGATAAAAGAATGAAATATAGGGTATTAAAATTAGATAAAGAGGGGCGATTAGCAGAGCCTTGTCCAATCTGTGGAAATGAACATCCATCAAAAAATTATTGTTCTGTCTGCGGTTTAGAAATCATCAATAAATGTACAGGCATTAAAAAGACTGTAAGTGGAATATTGACAACAACTACTGCTTGTTCTGCACCTTTAAAAGGACATGAGAGATATTGTCCTGAATGCGGAGCAATGTCAACCTTTCTTGAAAATGGGTTTCTTCCTGCTTGGAATGAAAGTCAAAACAGTGATAAAATAAAACCACTCATCCACGAAGATAAAATTGGATAG
- a CDS encoding helix-turn-helix domain-containing protein, translating to MTTFERIKSLADGQGISLKDLAIRLGFSENNIYKWKTAKPKGEDLAKVADYFNVTVDYLLGRADAPKEMLQKPKVQILARKMDTELSDEEIDMLGALIAKFAKDNGYDK from the coding sequence ATGACTACATTTGAACGAATTAAATCTTTAGCTGATGGACAAGGAATTAGTCTAAAAGATTTAGCAATTAGATTAGGATTTAGCGAGAATAATATCTATAAATGGAAAACTGCAAAACCCAAAGGAGAAGATTTAGCAAAAGTTGCTGATTATTTTAATGTGACCGTTGATTATCTCCTAGGTAGAGCAGATGCTCCTAAGGAAATGTTGCAAAAACCTAAAGTACAAATTCTTGCCCGAAAAATGGATACAGAACTTTCAGATGAGGAAATAGATATGCTAGGGGCTCTTATTGCTAAATTCGCAAAAGATAACGGCTATGATAAGTAG
- a CDS encoding DNA-binding protein: MEIKINEESYFTVEEVMKKTGLSENSLKSYKSSRFPEIKEMVVKIGGKTLYSKKAIDFLNNRKTEMGFTEAIELAGIEFPSKKEAAAYFGFPPEDLSRYLRVKKAIEAVEKN; encoded by the coding sequence ATGGAAATTAAAATTAATGAGGAGTCGTATTTTACGGTAGAAGAAGTAATGAAAAAAACGGGACTATCAGAAAATTCACTTAAAAGTTATAAAAGTTCACGATTTCCCGAAATCAAAGAGATGGTAGTAAAAATTGGGGGAAAAACTTTATATTCCAAGAAAGCTATTGATTTTTTAAACAATCGTAAAACTGAAATGGGGTTTACTGAAGCTATTGAACTTGCTGGAATTGAATTCCCATCCAAGAAAGAAGCTGCCGCATACTTTGGCTTTCCGCCAGAAGACCTATCACGATATTTGCGCGTGAAAAAAGCAATCGAAGCAGTAGAAAAAAATTAA